The Clostridia bacterium genome contains a region encoding:
- a CDS encoding inorganic phosphate transporter, with the protein MEITFSWFIEEVFSNPILLVTVILTLGVIFVNGWTDAPNAIATVVATRSMRPKLAVLMSAVFNFFGVFVMTLINAKVAMTIKNMVNFGGNSENAIIALCAALCAIIIWAVAAWCFGIPTSESHALIAGLSGAAIALQNGFSGINGAEWIKVIYGLLLSTVLGFAMGYVSAKSTALVCRNMDRRKTVGFFKNAQIFGGAAMSFMHGAQDGQKFMGVLILGIVLVNGGDSTANIQLPIWMMLLCSIVMSVGTSIGGYKIIKTVGMNMVKLEKYQGFAADMAAASCLLLSSLFGIPVSTTHTKTTAIMGVGATKRLSAINFGVVKEMLFAWVLTFPGCGIIGFLIAKLFIVIF; encoded by the coding sequence GTGGAAATAACATTTAGCTGGTTTATTGAAGAAGTATTTTCAAATCCAATTCTTTTAGTTACGGTGATTCTTACTTTGGGCGTAATATTTGTCAACGGTTGGACAGACGCTCCTAACGCCATAGCTACCGTTGTAGCGACACGGTCAATGCGTCCTAAGCTTGCCGTATTGATGTCGGCAGTTTTCAACTTTTTTGGCGTATTTGTAATGACGTTAATTAACGCTAAGGTGGCTATGACAATCAAAAATATGGTCAACTTTGGCGGTAACAGCGAAAACGCTATAATCGCTCTTTGCGCTGCTCTTTGCGCAATAATTATTTGGGCGGTTGCCGCTTGGTGTTTTGGCATACCAACTAGCGAAAGTCACGCTCTAATCGCAGGATTAAGCGGTGCAGCTATTGCTTTACAAAATGGTTTTTCGGGCATAAACGGCGCAGAGTGGATTAAAGTTATATATGGTTTACTTTTGTCTACCGTATTAGGTTTTGCAATGGGTTATGTCTCGGCTAAGTCGACTGCGTTAGTTTGTCGTAATATGGACAGGCGTAAAACGGTCGGCTTTTTTAAAAATGCGCAAATTTTTGGTGGAGCTGCAATGTCATTTATGCACGGAGCGCAAGACGGACAGAAATTTATGGGCGTGCTTATACTGGGCATAGTGTTAGTCAACGGCGGAGATTCGACTGCTAACATACAACTTCCTATTTGGATGATGTTGCTTTGCTCGATTGTAATGTCGGTAGGCACTTCTATTGGCGGTTACAAGATAATTAAGACAGTCGGTATGAATATGGTCAAATTAGAAAAATATCAAGGATTTGCCGCCGATATGGCTGCGGCAAGTTGTCTACTGCTTTCGTCATTATTTGGTATTCCCGTATCTACTACGCATACTAAGACTACGGCGATTATGGGCGTAGGGGCGACTAAGAGATTGTCGGCTATTAACTTTGGCGTTGTTAAAGAAATGCTTTTTGCTTGGGTGTTGACTTTTCCCGGTTGCGGTATAATCGGGTTTTTAATAGCCAAATTATTTATTGTGATTTTTTAA
- a CDS encoding DUF47 family protein, translating to MSKSRDSFYFNNFVECCDIALEASSKLKEVLLACGLDILPEQLEQIHAIEHRGDIKHHELIAQIAKDFITPLEREDIIDLSNHIDDVTDSIEDIIINIYLNNETKVREDSHAFADIVIRCCTAVKELLIEFPNYRKSKILNGMIANIHHIEEEGDAMFLKSMKELHTTITRPLTVIAWREIYGYFEKCCDTCADVADIVERIAIGNI from the coding sequence ATGTCAAAAAGTAGAGATAGTTTTTATTTTAATAATTTTGTTGAGTGTTGTGACATTGCGCTTGAAGCTAGTAGCAAACTTAAAGAAGTGTTGCTTGCTTGCGGTTTAGATATATTGCCCGAGCAACTCGAACAAATTCACGCAATCGAACATCGAGGCGATATTAAGCACCACGAACTTATCGCTCAAATAGCTAAGGACTTTATCACCCCGCTAGAAAGGGAAGACATTATTGATTTAAGCAACCACATTGACGACGTTACCGACAGTATCGAAGACATTATTATCAACATTTATCTTAACAACGAAACAAAAGTTAGAGAAGACAGTCACGCTTTTGCCGACATAGTTATTAGATGTTGTACGGCGGTAAAAGAGTTGTTAATCGAATTTCCCAACTATCGCAAATCAAAAATTCTCAATGGTATGATTGCAAATATTCACCATATCGAAGAAGAAGGCGACGCAATGTTCTTAAAGTCAATGAAAGAGTTGCACACTACCATTACTCGCCCTTTAACAGTAATTGCGTGGAGAGAAATTTACGGTTATTTTGAAAAATGTTGCGACACTTGCGCAGACGTAGCCGACATAGTCGAGCGTATAGCCATAGGCAATATTTAA
- the purE gene encoding 5-(carboxyamino)imidazole ribonucleotide mutase, with product MKVAIVMGSDSDLPIMQKSAEILKQFGVQYSMRIYSAHRTPDEARQFAQSARQEGYGVIIAGAGKAAHLAGALASQTILPIIGIPIKASTLDGVDALFSTVMMPSGVPVATVAIDGAVNAALLAIQILALSDTALADKLLAYKEEARQAVIAKNNQLNNL from the coding sequence ATGAAGGTAGCCATAGTTATGGGTAGCGACAGCGACTTACCTATTATGCAAAAGTCTGCGGAAATTTTAAAACAATTTGGCGTGCAATATAGTATGCGCATCTATTCTGCGCATCGTACCCCCGACGAAGCAAGACAGTTTGCTCAATCTGCTCGTCAAGAGGGCTATGGGGTAATAATCGCAGGCGCAGGCAAGGCGGCGCACCTTGCGGGGGCGCTTGCTAGCCAAACTATACTTCCCATTATAGGCATACCTATTAAGGCATCAACTCTCGACGGCGTAGATGCCCTTTTTTCTACCGTAATGATGCCTAGCGGAGTGCCAGTTGCGACAGTCGCTATTGACGGAGCGGTAAATGCGGCGTTACTTGCCATACAAATTCTCGCCCTAAGCGACACAGCGCTTGCCGACAAATTATTAGCCTACAAGGAAGAGGCAAGGCAAGCTGTTATAGCTAAAAACAATCAACTAAATAACTTGTAA
- a CDS encoding phosphoribosylaminoimidazolesuccinocarboxamide synthase, with product MQRTLVYKGKTKDVYALDNGNYQLLFKDDVTGADGVFDPGANTVGLSIAGVGNVNLRMSVFYFEKLKELGISTHYISADIANNTMQVIPARPFGKGLEVICRLRAVGSFFRRYSDYVKYGAKLPYYVETTFKNDELNDPLVTKDGLIVLNVLTATQYDDIVSKTQQITKVVEHELKQKGLDLYDIKFEFGFDGDQVILIDEIASGNMRVYKGDKYIEPLELSKLFFEEK from the coding sequence ATGCAACGCACATTAGTTTACAAAGGAAAAACCAAAGATGTTTACGCTCTTGATAACGGAAACTATCAACTTCTATTTAAAGACGACGTGACAGGGGCAGACGGCGTGTTCGACCCCGGCGCAAATACAGTAGGACTAAGTATTGCAGGGGTAGGCAATGTAAATTTAAGAATGTCAGTCTTTTATTTTGAGAAACTTAAAGAGTTAGGCATTTCTACTCATTATATTTCAGCCGACATTGCAAATAATACTATGCAAGTAATCCCCGCAAGGCCTTTTGGCAAAGGGCTTGAAGTTATTTGCCGACTTAGAGCTGTTGGTAGTTTTTTCCGTAGATATAGCGATTATGTAAAATATGGGGCAAAGTTACCTTATTACGTAGAAACGACTTTTAAAAACGACGAGCTAAACGACCCTCTTGTAACCAAAGACGGTTTGATAGTTCTCAATGTCTTAACCGCTACTCAATACGACGATATAGTTAGCAAAACTCAACAAATTACCAAGGTTGTAGAGCACGAGCTTAAACAAAAAGGGCTAGACCTATACGACATTAAATTTGAGTTTGGGTTTGACGGCGACCAAGTTATATTGATTGACGAAATAGCTTCCGGCAATATGAGGGTATATAAGGGCGACAAGTATATCGAACCGCTCGAATTATCCAAACTGTTTTTTGAGGAAAAATAA
- the purF gene encoding amidophosphoribosyltransferase yields the protein MREINEECGLFGVIGNIYGGVASATYYGLYALQHRGQESSGIVVNDGGVFRSYKDLGLVNDVFNKDNLASLGEGIMAIGHVRYGTGDNQRLDAQPIVVNHIMGNMAICHNGNITNSAELKNELEHCGMIFHTTSNTELIAYMIIRERLTTSTIEQAISKAMNKIKGAYSLVIMTNNKLIAIRDEYGFRPLCFGKIKDGTYVIASESCALDAVGAKFVRDVEPGEIVVFSADLVTCDTTHCNKQPMSLCVFEYVYFARPDSIIDGCSVQRARMKAGQFLAQEHPVDADVVIAVPDSGIDAAVGYAKESGIPYGVGLIKNRYIGRTFIDPGQKKREERVRIKLNPISETVSGKRIILIDDSIVRGTTCERIVKLLKSAGAKEIHMRVSAPPYVNPCYYGTDIKSRDVLISCKYSPEQIASRIGVDSLGFLSIEHAKQITGCANKGYCTACFDGIYPTFISEENK from the coding sequence ATGAGAGAAATTAATGAAGAATGCGGACTTTTTGGCGTAATAGGCAATATCTACGGGGGAGTAGCTAGCGCAACTTACTACGGACTTTACGCCTTGCAACATCGTGGGCAGGAGAGCAGTGGAATTGTTGTCAACGACGGCGGAGTCTTTCGTTCATATAAAGATTTAGGGTTAGTCAACGATGTCTTTAACAAGGACAACCTAGCTAGTTTAGGCGAAGGTATAATGGCAATCGGTCACGTTCGTTACGGCACAGGCGACAATCAACGACTAGACGCTCAACCTATCGTAGTCAATCATATTATGGGCAATATGGCAATTTGCCACAATGGCAATATAACTAATTCCGCCGAACTTAAAAATGAGCTTGAACATTGCGGTATGATTTTTCACACCACTTCAAACACCGAACTCATAGCGTATATGATTATTAGAGAGCGGTTAACAACTTCTACAATCGAACAAGCCATAAGCAAGGCTATGAATAAGATTAAAGGCGCTTATTCGCTAGTAATTATGACCAATAACAAATTAATAGCGATTCGTGACGAATACGGGTTTAGACCGCTTTGTTTTGGCAAGATAAAAGATGGCACTTATGTAATAGCAAGCGAGAGTTGCGCTCTTGACGCAGTAGGCGCAAAATTTGTTAGAGATGTCGAACCCGGCGAAATAGTAGTTTTTAGCGCAGACTTAGTCACGTGTGATACAACGCATTGTAACAAGCAACCGATGTCGTTATGCGTGTTTGAATATGTTTATTTTGCTAGACCCGACTCTATTATAGATGGTTGTTCGGTTCAACGTGCTCGTATGAAGGCTGGACAATTTTTAGCCCAAGAACACCCCGTAGACGCCGACGTAGTAATTGCAGTACCCGATTCCGGCATTGACGCCGCCGTAGGCTATGCAAAAGAATCCGGCATACCTTACGGAGTCGGGTTGATTAAAAATAGATATATCGGCAGGACTTTTATCGACCCGGGTCAAAAGAAACGTGAGGAGCGTGTTCGCATTAAATTAAACCCTATTAGCGAAACAGTCTCGGGCAAGAGAATTATACTAATAGACGACTCAATAGTGCGAGGCACTACTTGCGAAAGAATAGTAAAGTTACTTAAAAGCGCAGGCGCAAAAGAAATTCACATGCGTGTTTCAGCTCCGCCTTATGTCAACCCTTGTTACTATGGCACAGACATTAAGTCAAGGGACGTGCTAATCTCTTGCAAATATTCGCCCGAACAAATAGCCTCTCGCATTGGAGTAGATAGTTTAGGCTTTTTATCAATAGAACACGCAAAACAAATTACAGGTTGCGCAAATAAGGGGTATTGCACGGCTTGTTTTGACGGAATTTACCCAACATTTATTAGCGAGGAGAACAAATGA
- the purM gene encoding phosphoribosylformylglycinamidine cyclo-ligase — protein MKSQSESYKQSGVDITAGYKAVELMKKHIARTLTSGAIGAIGGFGGLFELDLTGITKPVLVSGTDGVGTKLKLAFLLDKHDTIGIDCVAMCVNDIICSGAKPLFFLDYIALGKNIPQKVANIVKGVADGCVMSACSLIGGETAEMPGFYPIDEYDLAGFAVGVVDKDRIVDNNAIKEGDSIIALASSGVHSNGFSLVRKVLDINNIDLNKPLDELGGRNLGETLLFPTRIYVKSVLDLMSKVKVLGVSHITGGGFFENIPRAIPQGLCANVALSRVKVLPIFNYIQKVGNIPLRDMFNTFNMGVGMCVIVSKQDTDKALEILTANGEQPYVIGDIIKNKDKIIIEGL, from the coding sequence ATGAAATCTCAAAGTGAAAGTTATAAACAGTCTGGCGTAGATATAACCGCAGGTTATAAGGCAGTAGAACTTATGAAAAAACATATTGCAAGAACGCTTACTTCGGGAGCAATAGGGGCAATAGGCGGTTTTGGCGGTTTGTTTGAGTTAGATTTAACAGGAATTACTAAGCCGGTATTAGTCTCCGGCACAGACGGCGTCGGCACAAAATTAAAGTTAGCTTTTTTGCTGGACAAACACGACACAATCGGTATCGATTGCGTAGCTATGTGTGTTAACGATATTATTTGTTCGGGAGCAAAACCGCTATTCTTTTTAGATTATATAGCGCTAGGTAAAAATATTCCTCAAAAAGTCGCAAATATTGTTAAAGGCGTAGCCGATGGTTGCGTAATGTCGGCTTGTTCTTTAATCGGCGGTGAAACAGCCGAAATGCCCGGCTTTTACCCGATAGACGAATACGACCTTGCGGGTTTTGCCGTTGGCGTAGTAGACAAAGATAGAATTGTTGACAATAACGCAATTAAAGAGGGCGATAGCATTATAGCCCTTGCGTCTTCGGGCGTTCACTCTAACGGTTTTTCGCTAGTAAGAAAAGTCTTAGATATAAATAACATTGACCTAAACAAGCCCTTAGACGAACTTGGCGGAAGAAACTTAGGCGAAACTTTACTTTTTCCCACACGAATTTATGTTAAGTCCGTACTAGATTTGATGAGCAAGGTTAAGGTTTTAGGCGTATCGCATATTACAGGCGGAGGCTTTTTCGAGAATATTCCACGAGCAATTCCGCAAGGTTTATGCGCAAACGTCGCACTTTCTAGGGTCAAAGTGTTACCTATATTTAACTACATTCAAAAAGTCGGCAATATTCCTCTAAGGGATATGTTTAACACTTTTAATATGGGCGTAGGTATGTGCGTTATTGTTTCTAAACAGGATACTGATAAGGCGCTTGAAATTTTAACGGCTAACGGCGAACAACCCTATGTAATAGGCGATATTATTAAAAATAAAGATAAAATTATCATTGAGGGATTATAA
- the purN gene encoding phosphoribosylglycinamide formyltransferase, giving the protein MINIAVLVSGGGTNLQALIDATKSGIISSGKIRLVISSSSNAYALTRAKNANIDTAVVRYKSANVEQDILKLLQEYSIDLIVLAGFIHILSADFVSRYPKRIINIHPSLIPKFCGDGFYGLRVHQAVLDNHEEFSGATVHYVNQITDGGEIIMSKIVPVCVNDTAEILQQRIMEQAEWIILPEATEQVCKLLLNKGE; this is encoded by the coding sequence ATGATAAATATTGCCGTATTAGTTTCGGGCGGAGGCACTAATTTACAAGCATTAATAGACGCTACCAAAAGCGGAATAATTTCTAGCGGAAAAATTCGTCTAGTAATTTCTAGCAGTTCAAATGCTTACGCTTTAACTCGTGCTAAAAACGCCAATATAGATACGGCGGTTGTGCGCTATAAGTCGGCAAATGTCGAACAAGATATTTTAAAGTTGTTACAAGAATATAGTATTGACCTAATCGTGCTTGCAGGCTTTATTCATATTTTAAGCGCAGACTTTGTATCTCGTTACCCAAAAAGAATTATTAATATCCACCCTTCGTTAATACCTAAGTTTTGTGGCGACGGATTTTATGGGCTTAGAGTTCACCAAGCCGTACTAGATAATCACGAGGAATTTAGCGGGGCGACCGTACACTATGTCAATCAAATAACTGACGGCGGTGAAATTATTATGAGCAAGATTGTTCCCGTTTGTGTAAACGATACGGCGGAAATTCTTCAACAACGTATAATGGAGCAAGCTGAGTGGATAATTCTGCCCGAAGCTACCGAACAAGTTTGCAAACTTTTACTAAATAAAGGAGAATAA
- a CDS encoding IMP cyclohydrolase — MTFLSLAEHLKTNSYFGRGIVLGKSPSGKYACLAYFIMGRSLNSRNRIFVKSNEGVSILPFDPTKVTDPSLIVYSPLIKCGNSIVLTNGNQTQTIVDAILEKKPDAFVIALNSRSFEPDSPNFTPRISGIVNLANGDFDYRLSILKCGDKQLQTCDRYFFDYKPVCGKGHFIHTYSGDGNPLPSFEGEPTAIQIEEDIDEFTNKIWDSLDKDNKISLLTMYVDISTKQSFERIINKNL, encoded by the coding sequence TTGACTTTTTTATCATTAGCGGAACATTTAAAGACAAATTCTTATTTTGGGCGAGGAATAGTTTTAGGCAAATCGCCTAGCGGTAAATACGCTTGCCTAGCTTACTTTATTATGGGGCGTAGCTTAAACAGTCGCAATAGAATTTTTGTCAAATCAAACGAGGGCGTATCTATCTTGCCGTTTGACCCTACCAAAGTTACCGACCCTAGCTTAATTGTTTATTCGCCTTTAATCAAATGCGGAAATTCAATAGTGTTGACTAACGGCAATCAAACTCAAACAATAGTAGACGCTATCTTAGAAAAAAAACCCGACGCCTTTGTAATCGCTCTTAATTCTCGTAGTTTTGAGCCGGATAGTCCCAATTTTACCCCGAGAATAAGCGGTATTGTCAACTTAGCAAACGGTGATTTTGATTACCGTTTAAGCATACTTAAATGTGGCGACAAACAGTTGCAAACTTGCGACAGATATTTCTTCGACTACAAACCGGTTTGCGGAAAAGGTCACTTTATACATACATATAGTGGCGACGGCAATCCTTTGCCAAGCTTTGAAGGCGAGCCTACGGCGATACAAATTGAAGAAGATATCGACGAATTTACCAATAAAATATGGGATAGTTTAGACAAAGACAACAAAATATCGCTACTTACAATGTACGTAGATATTTCAACTAAACAAAGTTTTGAAAGGATAATCAACAAGAATTTATGA
- a CDS encoding phosphoribosylaminoimidazolecarboxamide formyltransferase: MKEFQLKYGCNPNQTQARIFSQDGELPLSVLGGRPGYINFLDALNAYQLVKELSLATTLPCATSFKHVSPTSASVGKILSLNQKKACFVDDIAELDSSLIACAYARARGADRMSSFGDFIALSTQCDSVTARLISREVSDGIIAPSYSQEALKILKAKRNGTYNIIQIDSSYIPNPIERKQVYGITFEQSRNNCVIDRSVLTNIVTSNKALPDFAQIDLLVSLITLKYTQSNSVCFAYDGQAIGVGAGQQSRIHCTRLAGSKADLWQLRQHQKTLDLDFLKGISRADKNNIIDIYLSQEHQAVTGKNNFHKYFATRPDVFTKSQQKEFLSTITNVSLGSDAFFPFGDNIERAKLSGVSFVAQPGGSVKDDNVIAICDKYNMVMAFTGLRLFHH, encoded by the coding sequence ATGAAAGAATTTCAATTAAAGTATGGTTGTAACCCAAACCAGACCCAAGCCAGAATTTTTAGCCAAGACGGCGAATTGCCCCTAAGCGTTCTCGGTGGCAGACCTGGCTATATCAATTTTTTAGACGCTCTTAACGCTTATCAGCTAGTAAAAGAGCTTAGCCTTGCAACCACGCTACCTTGCGCTACTTCATTTAAACACGTTTCGCCTACGTCTGCGTCGGTCGGCAAAATTTTAAGTCTTAATCAAAAGAAGGCTTGTTTTGTTGACGACATAGCCGAGCTTGATTCGTCTTTAATTGCTTGCGCTTATGCAAGGGCGAGAGGGGCGGATAGAATGTCGTCCTTTGGCGATTTTATAGCTCTTTCAACTCAATGCGACTCGGTAACCGCAAGATTAATTTCTCGTGAAGTTTCGGACGGTATAATCGCTCCGTCATATTCGCAAGAAGCCTTAAAGATACTTAAAGCTAAGCGTAACGGAACATATAATATTATTCAAATTGATTCTAGCTACATTCCTAACCCGATTGAACGCAAACAAGTTTATGGTATTACTTTCGAACAATCTCGCAACAACTGCGTTATAGATAGGTCAGTACTTACTAATATAGTAACGTCTAATAAGGCTTTACCCGATTTTGCGCAAATTGACCTATTAGTTTCTTTAATTACTCTTAAATATACTCAATCTAATTCGGTTTGTTTTGCTTACGACGGACAAGCAATAGGCGTAGGCGCAGGACAACAATCTCGAATACATTGTACTAGACTTGCAGGTTCTAAGGCAGATTTATGGCAACTTCGTCAGCATCAAAAAACACTTGACTTAGACTTTTTAAAGGGAATTTCTCGTGCCGACAAGAATAACATAATCGATATTTATCTTTCGCAAGAACATCAAGCCGTTACGGGTAAAAATAACTTTCACAAGTATTTTGCAACTCGACCCGATGTGTTTACCAAAAGTCAACAGAAAGAATTTCTCTCGACTATCACTAACGTAAGTTTGGGTAGCGACGCTTTCTTTCCCTTTGGCGACAATATCGAGCGGGCAAAACTTAGTGGCGTTAGTTTTGTTGCTCAGCCCGGCGGTTCGGTCAAAGACGATAATGTGATTGCAATTTGCGACAAATACAATATGGTTATGGCGTTTACCGGTTTAAGGCTATTTCACCACTAG
- the purD gene encoding phosphoribosylamine--glycine ligase, translating into MKVLVIGSGGREFAVTAKLLQSKVIDKLYVLPGNDGFPKEVIRVNILAQDLDSIVDFCVNNLIDYVVVTPDDQLAQGLVDRLKAVGIASFGPSKLAATIESSKVYAKQFMEKYSIPTSRYAIFNNFGKALEYLSTTTYPTVIKADGLALGKGVIIAQNFKEATVGLAQIMQEKRFGSSGDKVVIEEFLEGVEVSVLTFTDGQTLVPMISSMDHKKALEGDTGLNTGGMGAIAPNPYYTSDIERQCYEQIFMPTIRGLVQENRRFTGCLYFGLMLTKSGPKVIEYNCRFGDPEAQVVLPLLTSDLLTIMLSTTFGTLDKVKVEFSNKASCAIILASCGYPSSYQKGYPISIDKQVLPYVIFAGVAKKDGQLVTNGGRVLNIIAVEDNLKDAISLAYSRVKKVNFTNMFYRKDIGSKALETQKR; encoded by the coding sequence ATGAAAGTTTTAGTAATAGGTAGTGGCGGACGAGAATTTGCCGTTACCGCAAAATTATTGCAGAGCAAAGTAATCGATAAACTCTATGTTTTACCCGGCAACGACGGCTTTCCAAAAGAGGTAATTAGAGTTAATATTTTAGCGCAAGACCTAGATTCTATCGTCGATTTTTGCGTTAACAATCTAATTGATTATGTCGTAGTTACGCCCGACGACCAACTTGCGCAGGGGCTAGTAGATAGACTTAAAGCGGTAGGCATAGCTAGCTTTGGGCCAAGCAAACTCGCCGCTACAATAGAGTCTAGCAAAGTCTACGCCAAACAATTTATGGAGAAATATTCTATCCCAACTTCACGCTACGCAATCTTTAATAACTTTGGAAAAGCCTTAGAATATTTGTCGACAACGACTTATCCAACGGTAATAAAAGCCGATGGGCTTGCGTTGGGAAAAGGCGTAATTATAGCTCAAAATTTTAAAGAAGCAACCGTCGGTTTGGCTCAAATTATGCAGGAAAAACGCTTTGGTTCAAGCGGTGACAAAGTAGTCATAGAGGAGTTTTTAGAGGGCGTAGAAGTCAGCGTGCTGACCTTCACAGATGGGCAAACCTTAGTCCCTATGATTTCCTCAATGGACCATAAGAAGGCGTTAGAAGGCGATACAGGGCTTAATACGGGGGGTATGGGGGCGATTGCGCCAAACCCGTACTATACAAGCGATATAGAAAGACAATGTTACGAACAAATTTTTATGCCTACGATTAGGGGGCTTGTCCAAGAAAATAGACGATTTACAGGCTGTTTATATTTTGGCTTAATGCTTACAAAATCAGGTCCAAAAGTTATCGAATACAACTGCCGTTTTGGCGACCCCGAAGCCCAAGTAGTTTTGCCTTTGCTTACAAGCGACTTGCTTACAATAATGCTTTCAACTACTTTTGGAACTCTTGACAAAGTCAAGGTTGAGTTTAGCAATAAGGCAAGTTGCGCAATTATTTTAGCCTCTTGCGGTTACCCTAGTAGCTATCAAAAAGGGTATCCAATTTCAATAGACAAGCAAGTTTTGCCATACGTAATTTTTGCAGGCGTCGCCAAAAAAGACGGGCAACTTGTGACTAACGGCGGTAGGGTGCTCAATATTATCGCAGTAGAAGACAATCTTAAAGACGCTATTTCGCTAGCATATTCTCGTGTAAAAAAAGTTAACTTTACAAATATGTTTTATCGCAAAGACATAGGTAGCAAGGCGCTTGAAACGCAAAAGAGGTAA